Proteins co-encoded in one Sporosarcina sp. FSL K6-1522 genomic window:
- a CDS encoding anti-sigma-F factor Fin, with translation MAIRYTCRHCETEIGTLPFESAKETILLLQEMDQGEEERFLTCEKDGEFTVRCICEQCEQSLQRFPNYYTLNRWLQ, from the coding sequence ATGGCGATTCGTTATACATGTCGGCATTGTGAAACGGAAATTGGTACACTCCCATTTGAATCAGCGAAGGAAACCATTCTCCTATTACAAGAGATGGACCAGGGGGAAGAGGAACGGTTTCTAACATGTGAAAAGGATGGAGAATTCACGGTACGCTGTATATGTGAACAGTGCGAGCAGTCGCTCCAACGTTTTCCGAATTATTACACACTGAACAGATGGCTTCAATAG
- the mfd gene encoding transcription-repair coupling factor translates to MEALLDLFIQEKEIGKLMREWEEGKDRQMIVGLSGGAKSILFKVLQQTMDQPILIVSPNLLQAQRTYEDLVKMLGESLVHLYPAEELIAADYSISSYELRAQRIDTLDHMARIGRGIYIVPIAGMKKLLPTKERWLSSGLSTAVGESIVMEEWLMKLVAMGYTRQSMVTAPGEFALRGGILDLYPLNMEDPVRIELFDTDVDSIRSFSAEDQRSIDKLEAISILPAAEFVWTVEDLTEMAEKLEHALAASLKKMNDAQAKERLTLHTTGDLHALKDGVIPENILKYASFSAETASLESYFSKNGIVLFDEIGRILEVVASLESEEKEWFVSLLEDGKIVHDAKLSFSFDETHAMLKQRRAYLSLFVRSIPGITTKRTVTFSCKPMQQFHGQMNLLKNELDRWQQGAFNVFVVADGEERMQKVQSILQDYDMAAALSGKPSNAGGVFIVDGDLSAGFELPLQRVVVITDAELFKGKPTRKARPQKMTNAERIKSYSEIKPGDYIVHVHHGIGKYYGVVTLEVNGNHKDYLDIRYRGEDKLFVPADQIDLIQKYVASGEKEPKLHKLGSADWKKTKSKVSAAVQDIADDLIKLYAKREAEKGHAFAADDDLQRSFENAFPYDETDDQLRSITEVKQDMEKERPMDRLLCGDVGYGKTEVAIRAAFKAVADGKQVAFLVPTTILAQQHYETMKERFAGFPIEVSVLNRFRTKKEQTETLKGLKAGTIDVVVGTHRLLSKDVVYHDLGLLVVDEEQRFGVTHKEKLKQLKTNVDVLTLTATPIPRTLHMSMLGVRDLSVIETPPANRFPVQTYVMEHSLGLVREAVEREMGRGGQVFYLYNRVEDMARKVEEIKQLVPEARVGFAHGQMGEAALEAVILSFLEGEYDVLVTTTIIETGIDIPNVNTLIVHDADRMGLSQLYQLRGRVGRSNRVAYSYFLYQHDKVLTEVAESRLQAIKEFTELGSGFKIAMRDLSIRGAGNLLGSQQHGFIDSVGFDLYSQMLQDAIEEKQTGVVKSDRKELEISLKMDAYIPDDYIRDGFQKIQMYKRVKAIENEADYLELVDEMVDRFGEMPLEADLLLRIGRIKAWGQLAGVESIKKPQLKIEVRLSPEGSAKMDGAKLVSESMQFGRAVGFTMEDGCLIMTVDERYTEKRTAFDVLEEMMRLFQSAIKEAVVSDSV, encoded by the coding sequence TTGGAAGCTTTACTAGATTTATTTATCCAAGAAAAAGAGATTGGTAAACTAATGCGAGAGTGGGAGGAGGGAAAAGACCGTCAAATGATTGTAGGTTTGTCGGGTGGTGCAAAATCGATCCTGTTTAAAGTACTGCAGCAGACGATGGACCAGCCTATTCTCATTGTCTCGCCTAACTTGCTACAAGCACAGCGTACATATGAGGACCTTGTCAAAATGCTTGGGGAGTCGCTAGTGCATTTGTATCCAGCGGAAGAGCTAATTGCAGCGGATTATTCGATTTCGAGCTATGAGCTTCGTGCGCAACGCATAGATACGCTCGATCATATGGCGCGAATTGGGAGAGGGATTTACATTGTGCCGATTGCGGGCATGAAGAAATTGCTTCCAACGAAAGAACGCTGGCTGTCGAGTGGACTTTCAACAGCAGTCGGTGAGTCGATTGTGATGGAAGAATGGCTCATGAAGCTTGTCGCAATGGGGTATACGAGACAGTCAATGGTCACGGCACCGGGAGAATTCGCGTTGCGTGGTGGTATCTTGGACTTGTACCCATTGAATATGGAAGACCCTGTTCGGATTGAGCTATTCGATACAGACGTTGACTCTATCCGCTCATTTTCGGCTGAGGACCAGCGCTCGATTGATAAGCTGGAAGCGATTTCAATCCTGCCAGCAGCAGAATTTGTATGGACGGTAGAAGATTTGACGGAGATGGCTGAAAAACTTGAGCATGCGCTCGCAGCTAGCTTGAAGAAGATGAATGATGCACAAGCTAAAGAACGTTTGACGTTGCATACAACGGGCGATCTACATGCATTAAAGGATGGTGTGATTCCAGAAAACATCTTGAAATATGCTTCGTTTTCGGCAGAAACAGCCTCTCTTGAAAGTTATTTTTCGAAAAACGGGATTGTCCTATTTGATGAAATCGGTCGCATTCTCGAGGTTGTTGCATCACTTGAATCGGAAGAAAAAGAATGGTTTGTTTCGCTGTTGGAAGATGGGAAAATTGTTCATGATGCGAAGCTGTCTTTCTCGTTTGATGAAACACATGCCATGCTGAAACAGCGCCGGGCGTATCTATCACTCTTCGTGCGCTCTATACCGGGAATTACGACGAAAAGAACAGTGACGTTCTCTTGTAAGCCGATGCAACAATTTCATGGTCAGATGAATTTATTGAAAAACGAATTGGATAGATGGCAGCAGGGGGCTTTCAACGTCTTTGTCGTTGCTGACGGCGAAGAACGGATGCAGAAAGTGCAATCCATTTTGCAAGACTATGATATGGCAGCGGCCTTATCTGGCAAACCGTCGAATGCAGGCGGTGTCTTTATCGTTGACGGCGATTTGTCGGCGGGATTTGAACTTCCTTTACAGCGTGTTGTCGTTATAACGGATGCTGAATTATTCAAAGGGAAGCCAACGCGAAAGGCGCGCCCTCAAAAGATGACGAATGCAGAACGCATTAAAAGTTATTCGGAAATTAAGCCGGGCGACTATATAGTTCATGTGCATCACGGAATTGGGAAATACTACGGTGTCGTGACGTTGGAAGTGAATGGCAATCATAAGGATTATCTAGATATCCGTTATCGTGGGGAAGATAAGCTGTTTGTTCCGGCAGATCAGATTGATTTGATTCAGAAGTATGTGGCATCGGGCGAAAAAGAACCGAAGTTGCATAAGCTAGGCAGTGCGGATTGGAAGAAGACGAAGAGTAAAGTATCGGCTGCTGTCCAAGATATCGCAGATGATCTCATCAAGTTGTATGCGAAACGTGAGGCGGAAAAAGGGCATGCCTTTGCCGCAGATGATGATTTGCAGCGCTCATTTGAAAACGCATTTCCTTATGATGAGACGGATGACCAGCTGAGGTCGATTACAGAAGTGAAGCAGGATATGGAGAAAGAGCGTCCTATGGATCGTTTGCTTTGTGGGGATGTTGGATATGGTAAAACAGAAGTGGCTATCCGTGCCGCGTTCAAAGCAGTGGCAGACGGTAAGCAAGTGGCCTTCCTCGTGCCGACGACGATTCTGGCACAACAGCATTACGAAACGATGAAAGAACGCTTTGCAGGCTTCCCTATAGAGGTGTCTGTGTTAAATCGTTTCCGGACAAAAAAAGAACAGACAGAAACGTTAAAAGGGCTGAAAGCTGGAACTATTGATGTGGTCGTGGGCACGCATCGTTTGTTATCCAAGGATGTCGTCTATCATGATCTCGGTCTGCTTGTTGTCGACGAAGAACAGCGATTTGGTGTGACGCATAAAGAAAAATTGAAACAGTTGAAAACGAATGTGGATGTGCTGACGTTGACAGCGACACCGATTCCACGGACGCTTCATATGTCAATGTTAGGTGTTCGTGATTTGTCTGTCATTGAAACGCCGCCGGCCAATCGTTTTCCGGTTCAGACATACGTCATGGAGCATAGTTTGGGACTTGTTCGTGAGGCGGTTGAACGAGAGATGGGCCGTGGTGGTCAAGTGTTCTATTTGTACAATCGTGTGGAAGATATGGCACGCAAGGTTGAGGAAATTAAGCAACTGGTACCGGAAGCACGCGTTGGGTTTGCCCATGGACAGATGGGAGAAGCAGCGTTGGAGGCGGTGATTTTAAGCTTCCTCGAAGGAGAATATGATGTACTCGTCACAACAACGATTATCGAAACGGGTATAGATATTCCGAACGTCAATACGCTTATTGTTCATGATGCGGATCGCATGGGATTATCGCAGTTGTATCAGCTCCGTGGTCGTGTTGGACGTTCGAATCGTGTTGCATACAGTTATTTCCTGTATCAGCATGATAAGGTGCTGACAGAGGTTGCTGAAAGTCGGTTACAGGCCATTAAAGAGTTCACGGAATTGGGCTCTGGTTTTAAAATTGCGATGCGTGACTTATCGATTCGTGGTGCGGGAAATTTACTTGGTTCCCAGCAACATGGCTTCATCGACTCGGTTGGTTTCGATCTTTATTCACAAATGTTACAAGATGCAATCGAGGAGAAACAGACAGGTGTCGTGAAATCGGATCGCAAAGAGCTAGAGATTTCACTGAAAATGGACGCATATATCCCGGACGATTATATAAGAGATGGATTCCAAAAAATCCAAATGTACAAACGTGTAAAAGCGATTGAAAATGAAGCAGATTATCTAGAGTTAGTAGATGAAATGGTGGACAGATTTGGAGAAATGCCACTCGAAGCCGATTTGCTACTTCGTATCGGGCGTATTAAAGCGTGGGGACAACTCGCGGGTGTAGAATCCATTAAAAAGCCACAATTGAAAATTGAAGTCCGATTATCTCCAGAAGGTTCCGCAAAGATGGATGGTGCGAAACTCGTGTCGGAATCGATGCAATTTGGTCGTGCTGTGGGCTTCACAATGGAAGATGGCTGCCTCATTATGACGGTTGATGAACGCTATACAGAGAAAAGGACTGCGTTCGATGTGTTGGAAGAAATGATGAGATTGTTTCAATCAGCAATAAAGGAAGCAGTTGTTTCGGATTCCGTCTAA
- the spoVT gene encoding stage V sporulation protein T, whose translation MKATGIVRRIDDLGRVVIPKEIRRTLRIREGDPLEIFTDRDGGVILKKYSPISELGQFAKEYAETLYETLGTPALISDRDEMIAVSGVSKKDYLNRQLSPDIEEVLAGRKMVMEKLEKAVEWVPGQVEQVKSYCIAPIVAAGDTIGAVYLLSKVHFLGEIEQKAAETAAHFLSKQMEQ comes from the coding sequence ATGAAGGCAACGGGAATCGTCCGCAGAATCGACGATCTAGGAAGGGTGGTTATCCCGAAGGAAATTCGGAGAACGCTCCGGATTCGTGAAGGAGATCCACTTGAGATTTTTACAGATCGAGATGGTGGCGTTATTTTAAAGAAATATTCTCCAATATCGGAGCTTGGTCAGTTCGCTAAGGAGTATGCAGAGACGCTATATGAAACATTGGGTACACCTGCACTCATCAGCGACCGGGACGAGATGATTGCTGTCTCGGGTGTATCGAAAAAAGATTATTTAAATCGTCAGCTATCTCCGGATATCGAGGAGGTTTTAGCCGGTCGAAAAATGGTAATGGAAAAGCTCGAAAAAGCGGTAGAATGGGTACCGGGACAAGTCGAACAGGTCAAATCGTATTGTATTGCGCCGATTGTGGCAGCGGGTGATACGATTGGTGCCGTCTATTTATTGTCGAAAGTACATTTTCTCGGTGAAATTGAACAGAAAGCTGCAGAAACTGCAGCGCATTTTTTATCGAAGCAGATGGAGCAATAA
- a CDS encoding GNAT family N-acetyltransferase has translation MTLNISFAQTTDAPVIHDLMIQAFMAYQNETPPSSALEETVQSISEALENGEQALIGYLADEPVAMVRFRVESDSLYFYRLAVIPNKQGQGIAKRLLKSLEMYALEQGKPAIQCKVRMTLPKNIALYQSIGYKVSDEETVYKPNGLTVPVITMTKQLA, from the coding sequence ATGACTCTGAATATTTCATTCGCGCAAACAACTGATGCACCTGTAATTCACGACTTAATGATCCAGGCATTTATGGCATACCAAAACGAAACGCCCCCTTCTAGTGCACTGGAAGAAACAGTGCAATCCATTTCGGAAGCACTAGAAAATGGCGAGCAAGCGCTCATTGGCTATCTAGCTGACGAACCTGTTGCGATGGTCCGTTTTCGTGTCGAAAGCGATTCGCTCTATTTTTATCGACTAGCGGTTATTCCAAACAAGCAAGGCCAAGGCATTGCCAAAAGGCTATTAAAGTCACTGGAAATGTATGCACTTGAACAAGGTAAACCAGCGATACAATGTAAAGTACGCATGACACTCCCCAAAAATATAGCGCTGTATCAGTCCATCGGCTACAAAGTGTCTGATGAGGAAACGGTCTATAAACCGAACGGCCTTACCGTCCCGGTGATAACTATGACGAAACAACTGGCATAA
- a CDS encoding ABC transporter ATP-binding protein, translating to MTIFAIDEVTKTFTNGEVKEQVLKGINLTLQEGEITALVGASGSGKSTILTIAAGLQRASDGQVLFEGENMTDMSQEQIRKIRASEFGFVFQSSHLVPFLTVEEQLLLMLDVSESKMNKHVQREEVEKVLTLVDMVHRKDAYPASLSGGEKQRVAIARAIIHKPKMLFADEPTASLDSKRSKDVMVLIRELTKTLNITTLMVTHDEDMLSYADHVITMKDGLIL from the coding sequence ATGACAATCTTTGCGATTGATGAAGTGACCAAAACATTTACCAACGGTGAAGTTAAGGAGCAAGTATTAAAAGGCATTAACCTCACGCTCCAAGAAGGCGAAATTACAGCATTGGTTGGGGCATCTGGTTCAGGGAAAAGTACAATTTTGACGATTGCTGCGGGGCTGCAACGTGCTTCAGATGGGCAGGTTTTATTTGAAGGAGAAAATATGACCGATATGAGCCAAGAGCAAATTCGTAAAATTAGAGCCAGCGAGTTCGGTTTTGTCTTTCAATCGTCCCATCTCGTTCCATTCTTAACGGTAGAAGAGCAATTACTATTAATGCTCGATGTATCCGAAAGTAAAATGAACAAACACGTTCAACGTGAAGAAGTTGAAAAAGTCTTAACGTTGGTCGACATGGTGCACCGAAAAGATGCTTACCCGGCTTCATTATCAGGCGGGGAAAAGCAACGAGTCGCAATTGCCCGTGCAATCATTCACAAACCGAAGATGCTATTTGCGGATGAGCCGACAGCAAGCCTCGATTCTAAAAGATCAAAAGACGTCATGGTATTGATCCGAGAACTGACGAAAACCTTGAATATCACGACATTAATGGTCACACATGACGAAGACATGCTGTCATATGCCGATCATGTCATTACCATGAAAGACGGATTGATTTTATAA
- a CDS encoding ABC transporter permease, whose translation MNLAWKEMNKNKAKFMILGSIIFLVSFLTFIISGLANGLSQDNAALIKDLPDGQFYMHTDADEKYNLSRIDEDVQSTVLKEHKDATALSIQMGFVNDAADKQHSVAFVTSTDSELLASVGPGEIILDRSLEKDGIKVGDILTNNQFSGEFKVIGFVDKQKYSHAPVAFINMINYQEIYRVLEMQLIFIPGQEEALDIASLQGFSNKEFLNAIPSYSAEQMSLNMIIWFLVAISGMLFAIFFYMMNVQKIGLYGILKALGVKTSRLFGMMWYQMVFITLVALGLSVALSQGFALIAPEGMPFSLTLATTIQLSVIFLVIGFVGATLSGLQIKKVEPLQAIQQGEV comes from the coding sequence ATGAATCTCGCATGGAAAGAAATGAACAAAAACAAAGCAAAATTTATGATTTTAGGATCTATCATTTTTCTAGTCAGTTTTTTAACCTTCATCATTTCAGGGTTAGCAAACGGACTGTCACAAGATAATGCAGCGTTAATAAAGGATCTGCCGGACGGACAATTTTATATGCATACCGATGCCGATGAAAAATACAATCTTTCAAGAATTGATGAAGACGTCCAAAGCACTGTATTGAAGGAACATAAAGATGCAACGGCCCTGTCCATTCAAATGGGCTTTGTAAACGATGCAGCCGACAAACAGCATAGCGTTGCTTTCGTTACATCAACCGATTCAGAGTTGCTTGCGTCTGTTGGACCAGGCGAAATCATTTTAGACCGTTCATTGGAAAAAGACGGTATCAAAGTCGGAGATATCTTAACGAACAATCAGTTTAGCGGTGAATTTAAAGTAATCGGTTTTGTGGATAAACAAAAATATAGTCACGCGCCTGTTGCTTTTATCAACATGATTAACTACCAAGAAATTTACCGTGTCCTTGAAATGCAATTGATTTTCATACCAGGACAAGAAGAAGCGCTAGACATTGCGTCCTTACAAGGCTTTTCAAATAAAGAATTTCTCAACGCCATTCCAAGTTACAGCGCGGAACAAATGTCACTTAATATGATCATTTGGTTTTTAGTTGCTATTAGCGGTATGCTGTTCGCGATTTTCTTCTACATGATGAATGTCCAGAAGATTGGTTTATACGGCATCTTAAAGGCACTTGGTGTGAAAACAAGTCGACTGTTCGGGATGATGTGGTATCAGATGGTGTTCATCACCCTTGTGGCGCTCGGATTGTCTGTTGCGCTAAGCCAAGGATTCGCACTCATCGCACCTGAAGGCATGCCGTTTAGTTTAACGCTTGCAACAACAATTCAATTATCCGTGATTTTCTTAGTCATCGGATTCGTAGGCGCAACACTGTCAGGTCTGCAAATTAAAAAAGTCGAACCATTACAAGCCATTCAACAAGGAGAGGTGTAA
- a CDS encoding aspartyl-phosphate phosphatase Spo0E family protein, which yields MLNKHTLEEQIKLKKQDMYAKARMLGFTHPAVVACSQELDRLLNRYQKLQST from the coding sequence ATGCTTAATAAGCATACACTAGAGGAACAAATCAAGTTAAAAAAACAAGATATGTATGCCAAAGCAAGGATGTTGGGATTTACCCATCCGGCTGTTGTCGCCTGTAGCCAGGAGCTAGACCGACTGCTCAACCGCTACCAAAAACTCCAATCTACCTAG
- a CDS encoding LuxR C-terminal-related transcriptional regulator, with product MQTTLLHSKITVPRTSLEAIERQRLVNALQHKNAKKLTILRAPAGYGKTTLLSQWFNQLEEPVAWLSIDAADNDPLHFGRYFIHMLSNAFTNERDSKLLALIHDQSPFELLIDSLLNEINSIQETLHIVIEDYHLIENPTIHEMLTRFIEYLPENARIYITSRMELPLPIAKWRAKAWLTEIGVEQLRFTYDEMKHLYTKRGFSQDSTESLQHVLNRTEGWATGIQLAGLAGSTSTGESHIETLNNAQPAITAFLLQEILASLSPSTQDFLVRTSILNQLEPAICDALMNRNDSYHILSELEQSGLFIMRVHANQPIFRYHHLFADALQIEMKNRYSPEAISSIYQDVVHLIHEQGDFHSAIELALNGRLYAIADTFMTMHLVDIFTSGEASTFTRWVQHLLGHGYPVNVETLVINVITLATTHELEQASQLIEELERRHTLDQWMEQADHQGIAQILESITAFVLYANGGNLEQVFRIMQKQLESGHISTKWDDVPVRYNRFEPTLLRTSIGVKGRLLLGTTAIPLSSLFRDSELKERNVIGFNYGVSAETLYEGNYLYAALIETEAALRRGHLFEDPGLFTPMYILKGRIHATKQQFTEAHAVLDYAMALTNNEHWRNLLRTMKAHCYLLEGDISQAERLLSNSTNINSPQIEAGQEFGLLVHVRILLAKQQAGKGLLAAIRVKTKALKEKQISTIVEATMLESICYMHIGHENEALITLHEALEHAAPYGYIRTFLDESDAIPLLKKYLKIRQNRLSAHWDAVPLAYIENLIAIAHSETVQAHPIADLLTPREQEVLQLLASGVPNSEIARQLTLTTGTVRIYLSKIYSKLGVNSRTQAVLWLKDQEH from the coding sequence ATGCAAACGACTTTGTTACATTCAAAAATAACAGTGCCTCGCACTTCGCTAGAGGCAATAGAGCGACAACGATTAGTGAATGCACTCCAACATAAAAATGCAAAAAAACTAACCATTCTACGTGCACCTGCGGGTTATGGAAAAACTACATTGCTGAGTCAATGGTTCAACCAATTGGAGGAGCCCGTCGCCTGGCTATCCATCGATGCCGCCGATAATGACCCACTCCATTTCGGGAGATATTTCATACACATGTTGTCGAATGCCTTTACCAACGAACGGGATTCAAAACTACTTGCTTTAATCCATGACCAATCTCCGTTCGAGCTGTTAATCGACTCACTTTTAAACGAAATCAATTCGATTCAGGAAACACTCCATATTGTCATTGAGGATTATCATTTAATCGAAAACCCGACGATTCACGAGATGCTGACCCGATTCATTGAATATTTACCGGAGAATGCACGAATATATATAACCAGTCGGATGGAACTCCCCCTTCCAATTGCGAAGTGGCGAGCCAAAGCATGGCTGACAGAAATCGGCGTAGAACAGCTACGTTTTACTTATGATGAAATGAAACATCTCTATACAAAGCGGGGCTTTAGCCAGGATAGTACTGAATCGCTCCAACATGTATTGAACCGAACTGAAGGCTGGGCTACAGGTATTCAATTAGCAGGGCTTGCGGGAAGCACATCTACTGGAGAATCGCATATAGAAACGCTCAATAATGCCCAGCCTGCCATTACCGCTTTTTTATTACAAGAGATTCTCGCATCACTTTCTCCATCCACACAGGATTTTCTTGTGCGAACATCCATTTTGAATCAACTCGAGCCTGCAATCTGTGATGCCCTTATGAATCGAAATGATAGTTATCATATCTTGTCGGAACTTGAACAAAGTGGCTTATTTATTATGCGTGTGCATGCCAATCAACCCATTTTCCGCTACCATCATTTATTTGCGGATGCCTTACAAATCGAAATGAAAAATCGCTACTCACCAGAAGCCATATCGTCCATTTATCAAGATGTTGTGCATCTAATTCACGAACAAGGAGACTTTCATTCTGCGATTGAATTAGCATTGAACGGACGATTGTACGCTATAGCGGACACCTTCATGACTATGCATCTAGTAGACATTTTTACATCAGGAGAAGCTTCCACCTTCACGCGTTGGGTACAACACTTACTTGGTCACGGCTATCCTGTGAATGTGGAGACGCTTGTTATCAATGTCATTACGTTAGCGACTACGCACGAACTGGAACAAGCCTCCCAACTGATCGAAGAGTTAGAACGAAGACATACACTCGACCAATGGATGGAGCAAGCAGATCATCAAGGAATCGCCCAAATTTTAGAATCTATAACAGCCTTTGTCTTGTACGCAAACGGAGGTAATCTTGAACAAGTGTTTCGGATTATGCAAAAACAACTTGAAAGTGGGCATATAAGTACAAAATGGGATGATGTTCCCGTCCGGTACAACCGATTTGAACCAACTCTTTTGCGCACAAGTATTGGTGTCAAAGGTAGGCTCTTGCTAGGAACAACAGCGATTCCTTTATCATCGTTATTCCGCGATAGTGAACTCAAAGAACGCAATGTAATAGGGTTTAATTATGGCGTATCGGCAGAGACTTTGTATGAGGGAAACTACCTGTACGCTGCATTAATTGAAACGGAGGCTGCTCTACGGCGCGGCCATCTTTTTGAAGATCCCGGATTATTCACCCCTATGTATATACTCAAAGGGCGGATTCATGCGACAAAACAGCAATTTACAGAAGCACACGCTGTGTTAGATTATGCGATGGCATTAACGAACAACGAGCATTGGAGAAATTTGTTACGCACGATGAAAGCCCATTGCTACTTGCTAGAGGGCGATATTTCTCAAGCAGAACGACTACTGTCTAACTCCACGAACATAAACAGTCCCCAAATTGAGGCTGGACAGGAGTTTGGCTTGCTTGTGCATGTACGTATTTTATTGGCCAAGCAGCAAGCGGGTAAAGGGCTGTTAGCCGCGATTCGCGTAAAAACAAAAGCGCTAAAAGAGAAACAAATCTCGACAATTGTTGAAGCGACCATGCTGGAGTCCATCTGTTACATGCATATAGGACATGAAAATGAAGCACTAATCACCTTACACGAGGCATTGGAGCATGCTGCCCCTTACGGATATATAAGAACATTTCTTGATGAGAGCGACGCCATTCCCTTGTTGAAAAAGTACTTAAAAATCCGTCAAAATCGCTTAAGTGCGCATTGGGATGCTGTGCCGCTCGCCTATATCGAGAATTTAATAGCTATTGCTCATTCAGAAACGGTACAAGCGCATCCAATAGCGGATCTACTGACACCACGTGAACAAGAAGTGCTTCAATTATTGGCAAGTGGGGTGCCAAATAGTGAAATTGCTCGTCAACTGACACTGACAACTGGAACAGTACGCATCTATTTGTCGAAAATATACAGTAAACTCGGCGTCAATTCGCGTACACAGGCCGTTTTGTGGTTGAAAGACCAGGAGCATTGA